A portion of the Magnetococcus sp. PR-3 genome contains these proteins:
- a CDS encoding terminase yields the protein MKLHEAKQLGQWLHTVQNDPLAYIKRVFPWGKEGLQGYTGLAPWQRQVAEHIRQHLQQTPHQPCRIAVASGHGIGKSAFVGMLLNWAMDTLTNTRGVVTANTDTQLRTKTWAELSKWHNLNRISPLLNMQCLAASRHAKGREKTWAVHAIPWSETHTEGFAGLHNQGKRIVVVFDEASAIPDIIWEVTEGALTDADTQIIWIAFGNPTRSTGRFRACFGKYKHLWHTLQVDSRSVPHTNKQQLEEWVETYGEESDFVRVRVRGQFPRQSSSQFIGHDTIQQASQRQGGACRHDPLVMGVDPARFGDDQMVIFTRSGRNGRQWPVIKRRGLDTMQVAYLVAEQIQLHNPTTVFVDEGGLGAGVVDRLHDLGYRQVVGVNFGARALDPDRYVNLRAEMWGKMRDWLQSGMIPNDAELMEDLAAPTYSYAGEMRIQLERKEQMKKRGLASPDVADALALTFAYPINLTPAEGGAGVVGQDYDPLS from the coding sequence ATGAAGCTTCATGAAGCCAAGCAGCTTGGTCAGTGGCTGCATACGGTACAAAACGATCCTCTGGCCTACATAAAACGGGTGTTTCCCTGGGGTAAAGAGGGGCTGCAAGGCTATACCGGGCTGGCCCCTTGGCAACGGCAGGTGGCCGAGCATATTCGGCAGCATCTGCAACAGACCCCCCATCAGCCTTGCCGTATTGCCGTGGCATCGGGTCATGGCATTGGTAAATCCGCTTTTGTCGGTATGTTGCTCAATTGGGCGATGGACACCCTCACCAACACCCGTGGGGTGGTTACCGCCAATACCGATACCCAGCTAAGGACCAAAACCTGGGCAGAGCTGAGTAAGTGGCACAATTTAAACCGGATCTCACCGCTGTTGAACATGCAGTGTCTGGCGGCCAGCCGTCATGCCAAGGGGCGAGAAAAAACCTGGGCGGTACACGCCATACCGTGGAGTGAAACCCACACCGAGGGTTTTGCTGGGCTGCACAACCAGGGCAAACGGATTGTGGTGGTGTTTGATGAAGCCAGTGCCATACCAGACATCATTTGGGAGGTAACCGAAGGGGCGCTGACCGATGCCGATACCCAGATTATTTGGATCGCCTTTGGCAACCCCACCCGTTCCACCGGGCGCTTTCGGGCCTGTTTTGGCAAGTATAAACATCTGTGGCACACCCTGCAGGTGGATAGCCGAAGTGTGCCCCACACCAACAAGCAACAGCTTGAAGAGTGGGTAGAGACCTACGGTGAAGAGAGTGATTTTGTGCGGGTGCGGGTGCGGGGGCAGTTTCCCCGGCAGTCCAGCAGTCAGTTTATTGGGCACGACACCATCCAACAGGCCAGCCAACGTCAGGGGGGCGCATGCAGGCATGATCCGCTGGTGATGGGGGTGGACCCCGCCCGCTTTGGGGATGATCAAATGGTCATTTTTACCCGTAGCGGACGCAACGGCAGGCAGTGGCCAGTGATCAAACGCCGGGGGTTAGACACCATGCAGGTGGCCTATTTGGTGGCCGAGCAGATCCAGCTGCATAACCCGACCACGGTGTTTGTGGATGAAGGGGGGCTGGGGGCTGGGGTGGTGGACCGGTTGCATGATCTGGGCTATCGCCAAGTGGTGGGGGTGAACTTTGGTGCCCGTGCCTTGGACCCCGACCGGTATGTGAACTTACGGGCAGAGATGTGGGGCAAAATGCGTGACTGGTTACAGAGCGGCATGATCCCCAATGATGCCGAGTTGATGGAAGATCTGGCCGCGCCCACCTACAGCTATGCGGGGGAGATGCGTATTCAACTAGAGCGTAAGGAGCAGATGAAAAAACGTGGGCTGGCCTCGCCAGATGTGGCAGATGCCCTAGCCTTGACCTTTGCCTACCCCATTAACCTGACCCCTGCTGAAGGGGGTGCGGGTGTGGTGGGGCAGGACTATGACCCTTTAAGCTGA